A region of the Bacillota bacterium genome:
GGATTACGAATGGAGCAGCGCAAAAGCTCATATGACCGGTAAAGATGATAGGCTAGTCACTGTTAAACCGCTATTAGAGAGATTTGGAGATTGGGAAAGTTATCTTTCTCAGAGGCTGATCACTCGAGAACTTGATTTGATTGAAAAACATGAACGTAGTGAAAAACCAATCGGCAGCCGTGAATTCGTTTCTAGCATCGAAGAAATGACTGGGCTGAAATTAACTCCCGGAAAACGAGGGCCGAAAGGACCACGTAAGAAAAAAGATAATAATTAGACTTAAAATATTTACCCCAAACAGACAAGCAACAG
Encoded here:
- a CDS encoding transposase, with amino-acid sequence DYEWSSAKAHMTGKDDRLVTVKPLLERFGDWESYLSQRLITRELDLIEKHERSEKPIGSREFVSSIEEMTGLKLTPGKRGPKGPRKKKDNN